From Streptomyces fungicidicus, one genomic window encodes:
- a CDS encoding trypsin-like serine peptidase has translation MRSIRPSSTARRGGSARRTSPVLAAVALASALALTATACESGDTDASAETSATAAADDGKLKIPDDIKDRLKEHGIDLDKWRDGAWKDWSKDDWLREANDFVNPIIEDLWDPDRMRDAEEPDQGVDEGDISGDQGVTDPTPEPVQAAAISPSYHANAPTAGKVFFDSPEGTMVCSATVVQDPANPGKSNMVWTAGHCVHAGKKGGWYRNIAFVPSYNDSGKSAQELEGATKEEVAPYGVWWGDWAQTSDQWIEQGGATGGDGASYDFAVIHVTPEKGGDGKSLEEKVGSALPVDFNAPAVAKVKELTAIGYPAAPPYEGQTLYRCQDRPGRLSLSASDPTMYRIGCSMTAGSSGGGWVATGSDGKPALVSNTSIGPVTSGWLAGPRLGDEAKGVYDSVSEKFAGQ, from the coding sequence ATGCGATCCATACGGCCGTCGTCCACCGCTCGACGAGGGGGGAGCGCGCGCCGTACCTCCCCCGTGCTGGCCGCCGTCGCACTCGCCTCGGCGCTCGCCCTCACCGCCACCGCCTGTGAGTCGGGGGACACGGACGCGAGCGCCGAGACCTCGGCGACCGCCGCGGCCGACGACGGCAAGCTCAAGATCCCGGACGACATCAAGGACCGGCTCAAGGAGCACGGGATCGATCTCGACAAGTGGAGGGACGGCGCCTGGAAGGACTGGAGCAAGGACGACTGGCTGCGCGAGGCCAACGACTTCGTCAACCCGATCATCGAGGACCTGTGGGACCCGGACCGCATGCGGGACGCCGAGGAGCCGGACCAGGGTGTCGACGAGGGCGACATCTCCGGTGACCAGGGCGTGACCGACCCCACTCCGGAGCCGGTGCAGGCGGCGGCGATCTCGCCGTCGTACCACGCCAACGCCCCGACGGCGGGCAAGGTGTTCTTCGACTCCCCCGAGGGCACGATGGTCTGCTCGGCCACCGTGGTGCAGGACCCGGCCAACCCGGGCAAGTCCAACATGGTGTGGACGGCGGGCCACTGTGTGCACGCGGGCAAGAAGGGCGGCTGGTACCGCAACATCGCGTTCGTGCCCTCGTACAACGACTCGGGCAAGTCGGCGCAGGAGCTCGAGGGCGCGACGAAGGAGGAGGTCGCTCCGTACGGCGTCTGGTGGGGCGACTGGGCGCAGACCTCCGACCAGTGGATCGAGCAGGGCGGCGCCACGGGCGGTGACGGCGCCTCGTACGACTTCGCCGTCATCCATGTGACGCCGGAGAAGGGCGGCGACGGCAAGTCGCTGGAGGAGAAGGTCGGTTCGGCTCTGCCGGTGGACTTCAACGCGCCCGCGGTGGCGAAGGTGAAGGAGCTCACGGCGATCGGCTACCCGGCCGCCCCGCCGTACGAGGGCCAGACGCTGTACCGCTGCCAGGACAGGCCCGGGCGGCTGTCGCTCAGCGCGTCCGACCCGACGATGTACCGCATCGGGTGCAGCATGACGGCCGGTTCCTCCGGTGGCGGCTGGGTCGCGACGGGCTCGGACGGGAAGCCGGCGCTGGTGTCCAACACCTCCATCGGCCCGGTGACGTCGGGCTGGCTGGCCGGTCCGCGTCTGGGTGACGAGGCCAAGGGCGTGTACGACTCGGTCAGCGAGAAGTTCGCCGGGCAGTGA
- a CDS encoding antitoxin has protein sequence MGLLDNLKAKIGPAKGKVSHLAQQHEEKIQHGLDKAARTVDQRTKGKYSDRIQSGTGKAKGAVDRLAHKQDPGQETGGTTTPPAGPPPAS, from the coding sequence ATGGGTCTCCTGGACAATCTGAAGGCCAAGATCGGCCCGGCCAAGGGCAAGGTCTCCCACCTCGCGCAGCAGCACGAGGAGAAGATCCAGCACGGGCTGGACAAGGCCGCACGGACCGTCGACCAGCGGACCAAGGGCAAGTACAGCGACCGGATCCAGTCGGGTACGGGCAAGGCCAAGGGTGCCGTGGACCGGCTCGCGCACAAGCAGGACCCCGGTCAGGAGACGGGTGGCACGACCACCCCGCCGGCCGGGCCTCCGCCCGCCTCCTGA
- a CDS encoding IucA/IucC family protein, translating to MHTTPTPADRTGPLLPRQDRKPPDTDWIRGTGACPLEHPDPRRAAQAAAAENLLRCWVRETGVRAPEGDILCLPLPASGTALLVPVLYWSPTGLHRFGLPYLADAPDPAPYVDAVLLAALLGREHARPAGPALPPAGDVTDLVSRVADSVRRVTAFVTERRLRTEDHPDLFLAAEQALVLGHPLHPDPKSRDGLSDAEALRYSPESRGSFSLHWMAVAPALLATDSAWTEHGRPVTAPGLTARLAGPGLPLPDGHAALPVHPWQLRQIRHRPEAAALLDAGLLRDLGGHGDPWHPTSSVRTVHRSGAPAMLKLSLGLRITNSRRENLRKELHRGVEVHRLLRTGLSQRWRAAHPGFDIVRDPAWLGVDGPAGDPVPGLDVVIRHNPFRPHEDATCVAGLLAPHPRPGSRTASRLAGILTGLAARTGRPSGAVAAEWFLRYLEHVVRPVLWLDGEAGIALEAHQQNTLLLLDPDGWPAGARYRDNQGYYFRDSRRAGLDALLPGIGERSDTFVPDEVTDERFTYYLGINNVFGLIGALGSQRLADERLLLAAFRRFLAGISTGPARTRSTLPARLLDAPVLRCKANLLTRLHGLDELVGPVATQSVYVTLANPLHP from the coding sequence TTGCACACCACCCCCACACCGGCCGACCGCACGGGCCCCCTGCTGCCGCGCCAGGACCGGAAACCGCCCGACACCGACTGGATCAGGGGCACCGGAGCGTGCCCCCTGGAGCATCCCGACCCGCGCAGGGCGGCCCAGGCGGCCGCCGCCGAGAACCTGCTGCGCTGCTGGGTGCGCGAAACCGGCGTACGCGCCCCGGAGGGCGACATCCTGTGCCTCCCCCTCCCGGCCAGCGGCACGGCCCTGCTCGTCCCCGTCCTGTACTGGTCCCCGACCGGCCTGCACCGCTTCGGCCTGCCCTACCTGGCGGACGCCCCGGACCCCGCCCCGTACGTCGACGCCGTGCTGCTGGCCGCCCTCCTCGGCAGGGAGCACGCCCGCCCGGCGGGACCAGCGCTTCCGCCGGCCGGTGACGTCACCGACCTGGTCTCGCGGGTCGCCGACTCCGTGCGGCGCGTCACCGCCTTCGTCACCGAACGGCGGCTGCGTACGGAGGACCACCCGGACCTCTTCCTCGCCGCGGAACAGGCACTCGTCCTCGGCCACCCCCTGCACCCCGACCCGAAGAGCCGCGACGGCCTCTCCGACGCCGAGGCGCTGCGCTACTCACCCGAGTCACGCGGCTCCTTCTCCCTGCACTGGATGGCCGTCGCCCCCGCCCTGCTCGCCACCGACTCCGCCTGGACCGAGCACGGACGCCCGGTCACCGCGCCCGGCCTCACCGCCCGGCTCGCCGGCCCCGGCCTGCCGCTGCCCGACGGCCACGCGGCCCTGCCCGTGCACCCCTGGCAACTGCGCCAGATCCGCCACCGCCCCGAGGCCGCCGCGCTGCTCGACGCCGGGCTGCTCCGCGACCTCGGCGGCCACGGCGACCCCTGGCACCCCACCTCCTCCGTCCGTACCGTCCACCGGTCCGGCGCCCCCGCCATGCTCAAGCTGTCGCTGGGCCTGCGCATCACCAACTCCCGCCGGGAGAACCTCCGCAAGGAACTCCACCGGGGCGTCGAGGTCCACCGTCTGCTGCGCACGGGACTGTCCCAGCGGTGGCGGGCCGCGCACCCCGGCTTCGACATCGTCCGCGACCCGGCCTGGCTCGGCGTGGACGGACCGGCCGGTGACCCCGTGCCCGGACTAGACGTGGTGATCCGGCACAACCCCTTCCGGCCGCACGAGGACGCGACCTGCGTCGCCGGGCTCCTCGCGCCGCACCCCCGCCCCGGCAGCCGCACGGCGTCCCGGCTGGCCGGGATCCTCACCGGCCTCGCCGCCCGGACGGGCCGGCCGTCCGGGGCGGTCGCCGCGGAGTGGTTCCTGCGCTACCTCGAGCACGTGGTGCGGCCCGTGCTGTGGCTGGACGGCGAGGCCGGCATCGCCCTGGAGGCGCACCAGCAGAACACCCTGCTCCTGCTGGACCCCGACGGCTGGCCCGCGGGCGCCCGCTACCGGGACAACCAGGGCTACTACTTCCGCGACTCCCGGCGCGCCGGACTCGACGCCCTGCTGCCCGGCATCGGCGAACGCAGCGACACCTTCGTCCCCGACGAGGTCACCGACGAACGCTTCACCTACTACCTGGGCATCAACAACGTCTTCGGTCTCATCGGTGCCCTGGGCTCCCAGCGCCTCGCCGACGAACGGCTGCTGCTCGCCGCCTTCCGCCGGTTCCTCGCCGGAATCTCCACCGGCCCGGCAAGGACCCGCAGCACCCTGCCCGCCCGTCTCCTCGACGCACCCGTCCTGCGCTGCAAGGCCAACCTGCTGACCCGGCTGCACGGCCTCGACGAACTCGTCGGCCCGGTCGCCACCCAGTCCGTCTACGTCACCCTCGCCAACCCGCTGCACCCATGA
- a CDS encoding trypsin-like serine peptidase: MGSTRMSAPSGRGRRTVLAATGLVAALALTATACGGSEEDEAKGKPDATASRTADSGGGRVTVPSDIADRLKEHGIDVDKWKDGGWENWDRDKWLSEAEDFVNPVIEGLWKPDRMKSAKEADKTVSTKDASAAEGVSDPEPAQVRAVGEKTPYHENAAPVGKVFFDSPEGPAVCSGTVIKDVNHPGKSNLVWTAGHCVHAGSDGGWFRNLVFVPAYNDLGKSEAELSNANAAEIAPYGNWWADWASTSNGWIQGGSPSGGDGAAYDYAVLHVKPEQGAKSLEETVGNALDVDFSAPSAAEAGRMGAWGYPAAPPYNGLQMFKCLDAPGRFSLSPSLPTMYRIGCSMTGGSSGGGWFRVRDGKTVLVSNTSIGPLDNTWLAGPQLGADAEALYQNMSKTYGGQ; encoded by the coding sequence ATGGGTTCCACACGTATGTCCGCGCCGTCCGGGCGTGGCCGTCGCACCGTCCTCGCCGCCACCGGGCTGGTCGCCGCCCTGGCGCTCACCGCGACCGCGTGCGGCGGTTCCGAGGAGGACGAGGCGAAGGGCAAGCCCGACGCCACCGCCTCCCGGACCGCGGACAGCGGCGGCGGCAGGGTGACGGTCCCGTCCGACATCGCGGACAGGCTCAAGGAGCACGGGATCGACGTCGACAAGTGGAAGGACGGCGGCTGGGAGAACTGGGACAGGGACAAGTGGCTGAGTGAGGCCGAGGACTTCGTCAACCCGGTGATCGAGGGGCTGTGGAAGCCCGACCGGATGAAGTCCGCGAAGGAGGCCGACAAGACGGTCTCGACGAAGGACGCGTCGGCGGCGGAGGGCGTCAGCGACCCGGAGCCGGCCCAGGTCCGGGCGGTGGGCGAGAAGACGCCGTACCACGAGAACGCGGCGCCGGTCGGCAAGGTGTTCTTCGACTCCCCGGAGGGCCCCGCCGTCTGCTCCGGCACGGTCATCAAGGACGTGAACCACCCGGGCAAGTCCAACCTGGTCTGGACGGCGGGGCACTGTGTGCACGCCGGGAGCGACGGCGGCTGGTTCCGGAACCTGGTCTTCGTCCCGGCCTACAACGACCTCGGCAAGTCCGAGGCGGAGCTGAGCAACGCGAACGCCGCCGAGATCGCCCCCTACGGCAACTGGTGGGCGGACTGGGCCTCGACCTCCAACGGCTGGATCCAGGGCGGTTCGCCGAGCGGCGGCGACGGCGCGGCGTACGACTACGCCGTGCTGCACGTGAAGCCGGAGCAGGGCGCCAAGTCCCTGGAGGAGACGGTCGGCAACGCGCTCGACGTGGACTTCTCCGCGCCGTCCGCGGCGGAGGCCGGCCGGATGGGCGCCTGGGGCTACCCCGCGGCGCCGCCCTACAACGGGCTGCAGATGTTCAAGTGCCTCGACGCCCCGGGCCGGTTCTCGCTCAGTCCGAGCCTGCCGACGATGTACCGCATCGGCTGCTCGATGACCGGCGGCTCGTCCGGCGGCGGCTGGTTCCGGGTGCGGGACGGCAAGACGGTGCTGGTCTCCAACACCTCGATCGGCCCGCTGGACAACACCTGGCTCGCCGGCCCGCAGCTCGGCGCGGACGCCGAGGCGCTGTACCAGAACATGAGCAAGACCTACGGCGGTCAGTGA
- the miaA gene encoding tRNA (adenosine(37)-N6)-dimethylallyltransferase MiaA, whose product MSSAPLAPRVIAVVGPTAAGKSDLGVFLAQRLGGEVVNADSMQLYRGMDIGTAKLTPAERGGVPHHLLDVWDVTVTASVAEYQRLARERIDALLAEGRWPVLVGGSGLYVRGAVDNLEFPGTDPEVRARLEEELTLRGPGALHARLAVADPGAAQAILPSNGRRIVRALEVIEITGRPFTASLPGHDSVYDTLQIGVDVARPELDERIARRVDRMWDAGLVEEVRALEAQGLREGRTASRALGYQQVLAALAGERTLEEARSETVRATKRFARRQDSWFRRDPRVHWLSGAAADLTELPQLALSLVERPVTA is encoded by the coding sequence GTGAGCAGCGCACCCCTCGCCCCCCGCGTCATCGCCGTAGTCGGCCCCACTGCGGCCGGAAAGTCCGATCTGGGCGTGTTTCTGGCCCAGCGGCTCGGCGGTGAAGTCGTCAACGCCGACTCCATGCAGCTCTACCGGGGGATGGACATCGGCACCGCCAAGCTGACGCCCGCCGAGCGCGGCGGCGTCCCGCACCACCTTCTGGACGTCTGGGACGTCACCGTCACCGCGTCCGTCGCCGAGTACCAGCGGCTGGCCCGGGAGCGGATCGACGCATTGCTCGCCGAGGGCCGCTGGCCCGTCCTGGTCGGCGGTTCCGGCCTCTACGTCCGCGGCGCCGTCGACAACCTGGAGTTCCCGGGCACCGACCCGGAGGTCAGGGCCCGCCTGGAGGAGGAGCTCACGCTGCGCGGTCCGGGGGCGCTGCACGCACGCCTCGCGGTCGCGGACCCCGGGGCGGCACAGGCGATCCTGCCGAGCAACGGCCGCCGCATCGTCCGCGCGCTCGAGGTCATCGAGATCACCGGAAGGCCTTTCACGGCAAGTCTCCCCGGCCACGACTCGGTCTACGACACGCTCCAGATCGGCGTCGACGTGGCCCGCCCCGAGCTGGACGAGCGCATCGCCCGCCGGGTCGACCGGATGTGGGACGCCGGTCTCGTGGAAGAAGTGCGCGCACTGGAGGCGCAGGGGTTGCGCGAGGGGCGTACGGCGTCGCGCGCGCTCGGCTACCAGCAGGTGCTGGCGGCTCTCGCCGGGGAGCGCACCCTCGAGGAGGCGCGGTCCGAGACCGTTCGTGCCACCAAGCGCTTCGCGCGCCGTCAGGATTCATGGTTCAGGCGCGATCCCCGGGTGCACTGGTTGAGTGGGGCCGCGGCGGACCTGACGGAACTTCCGCAGCTCGCGTTGTCGTTGGTCGAACGACCGGTTACAGCCTGA
- the hflX gene encoding GTPase HflX: MTSSSSPSQDTKRFAHTYPEGLRADALMEEDVAWSLDIDGERDGDQFDRSERAALRRVAGLSTELEDVTEVEYRQLRLERVVLVGVWTSGTVQDAENSLAELAALAETAGALVLDGVIQRRDKPDAATYIGSGKAEELRDVVLDTGADTVICDGELSPGQLIHLEDVVKVKVIDRTALILDIFAQHAKSREGKAQVALAQMQYMLPRLRGWGQSLSRQMGGGKGGGLATRGPGETKIETDRRRIREKMAKMRREIAEMKTGREIKRQERRRHKVPSVAIAGYTNAGKSSLLNRLTGAGVLVENALFATLDPTVRRAETPSGRLYTLADTVGFVRHLPHHLVEAFRSTMEEVGDADLILHVVDGSHPVPEEQLAAVREVIRDVGATGVPEIVVINKADAADPLTLQRLLRVEKRSIAVSARTGRGMAELLALIDAELPRPSVEIEALVPYTHGKLVARAHDEGEVISEEHTAEGTLLKVRVHEELAAELTPYVPAPAG, from the coding sequence ATGACCTCCTCTTCTTCCCCTTCCCAGGACACCAAGCGCTTCGCGCACACCTACCCCGAGGGTCTCCGGGCCGATGCCCTGATGGAAGAGGACGTCGCCTGGAGTCTCGACATCGACGGAGAGCGGGACGGCGACCAGTTCGACCGCTCCGAGCGTGCGGCCCTGCGCCGCGTCGCGGGTCTCTCCACCGAGCTCGAGGACGTCACCGAGGTCGAGTACCGGCAGCTCCGCCTGGAGCGGGTCGTGCTCGTCGGAGTGTGGACCTCGGGCACCGTGCAGGACGCGGAGAACTCCCTGGCCGAGCTCGCCGCCCTCGCGGAGACGGCCGGCGCCCTCGTCCTCGACGGCGTGATCCAGCGCCGCGACAAGCCCGACGCCGCCACCTACATCGGCTCCGGCAAGGCCGAGGAGCTGCGGGACGTCGTGCTCGACACGGGCGCGGACACCGTCATCTGCGACGGTGAGCTCAGCCCCGGCCAGCTGATCCACCTCGAGGACGTCGTCAAGGTCAAGGTCATCGACCGTACGGCCCTGATTCTCGACATCTTCGCCCAGCACGCCAAGTCCCGGGAGGGCAAGGCGCAGGTCGCGCTCGCGCAGATGCAGTACATGCTGCCGCGGCTGCGCGGCTGGGGTCAGTCGCTGTCCCGGCAGATGGGCGGCGGCAAGGGCGGCGGACTCGCCACCCGTGGCCCCGGTGAGACCAAGATCGAGACGGACCGGCGCCGGATCCGCGAGAAGATGGCGAAGATGCGCCGGGAGATCGCGGAGATGAAGACCGGCCGCGAGATCAAGCGACAGGAGCGCCGGCGTCACAAGGTGCCGTCCGTGGCCATCGCGGGCTACACCAACGCCGGCAAGTCCTCCCTGCTCAACCGCCTCACCGGCGCGGGCGTCCTGGTCGAGAACGCCCTGTTCGCCACCCTCGACCCGACCGTACGCCGGGCCGAGACCCCGAGTGGCCGGCTGTACACGCTGGCCGACACGGTCGGCTTCGTCCGGCACCTGCCGCACCACCTGGTCGAGGCGTTCCGCTCCACGATGGAGGAGGTCGGCGACGCCGACCTGATCCTGCACGTGGTGGACGGTTCGCACCCGGTCCCGGAGGAGCAGCTGGCCGCCGTGCGCGAGGTGATCAGGGACGTCGGCGCCACCGGCGTACCCGAGATCGTCGTGATCAACAAGGCCGACGCCGCCGACCCGCTGACGCTGCAGCGGCTGCTGCGGGTGGAGAAGCGCTCCATCGCCGTCTCGGCCCGCACCGGCCGGGGCATGGCGGAGCTGCTCGCGCTCATCGACGCCGAGCTGCCCCGACCATCCGTGGAGATCGAGGCACTCGTGCCGTACACCCACGGCAAGCTGGTCGCGCGCGCCCACGACGAGGGCGAGGTGATCTCCGAGGAGCACACCGCGGAGGGCACCCTGCTCAAGGTGCGGGTGCACGAGGAGCTGGCGGCGGAACTCACGCCGTACGTGCCGGCCCCGGCTGGCTGA
- a CDS encoding class III extradiol dioxygenase subunit B-like domain-containing protein, whose amino-acid sequence MLVAAAVCPCPPLLVPEVAAGAAPELDAARAACGDALGVLAAARPDLLVVVGPGDDAGPEVYPEGTPGSFRGFGVDLDVRLGSDRGTPAGRELPYGLAVGAWLLGRAGWADAPVEGLAVGEDLAAERCAEAGEALAGRAERVALLVMGDASACRSLKAPGYLDERAAPFDAELARALGAADTGALRALDTGLARELKVSGRAPWQVLAGAAAGNADLRGALLHEDAPYGVGYLVAGWS is encoded by the coding sequence ATGCTTGTCGCCGCCGCCGTCTGCCCCTGCCCGCCGCTGCTCGTGCCCGAGGTCGCCGCGGGCGCCGCTCCCGAGCTGGACGCCGCACGCGCCGCCTGCGGTGACGCGCTGGGCGTGCTCGCCGCCGCCCGGCCGGACCTGCTCGTGGTCGTCGGACCGGGGGACGACGCAGGGCCAGAGGTCTACCCGGAGGGCACCCCGGGATCCTTCCGGGGCTTCGGCGTCGACCTGGACGTACGCCTCGGATCCGACCGCGGCACACCGGCCGGGCGGGAACTCCCCTACGGGCTCGCCGTGGGCGCCTGGCTGCTGGGCCGCGCCGGATGGGCGGACGCCCCCGTCGAGGGACTGGCGGTGGGGGAGGACCTCGCCGCCGAGCGCTGCGCCGAAGCGGGGGAGGCCCTCGCGGGCCGGGCGGAACGGGTCGCGCTGCTGGTGATGGGCGACGCCAGCGCGTGCCGCTCGCTCAAGGCGCCGGGCTACCTGGACGAGCGCGCGGCCCCCTTCGACGCGGAACTGGCGCGTGCCCTCGGCGCCGCCGACACCGGAGCCCTGCGCGCCCTGGACACCGGACTGGCGCGCGAACTGAAGGTGTCCGGCCGGGCGCCCTGGCAGGTGCTCGCCGGCGCGGCTGCCGGCAACGCGGACCTGAGAGGCGCGCTGCTGCACGAGGACGCCCCGTACGGGGTCGGCTACCTCGTGGCCGGCTGGTCGTAG
- a CDS encoding RelA/SpoT family protein encodes MNAEAVNPASPGSVTSEHVTSTGPRRKARPRLDLRRLGRAALLGTTARDRLPDAIGHVVDAHRAHHPDADLEILRRAYVLAESSHRGQMRKSGEPYITHPLAVTLILAELGAETTTLTASLLHDTVEDTDVTLEQVGEEFGEEVRYLVDGVTKLEKVDYGAAAEPETFRKMLVATGNDVRVMSIKLADRLHNMRTLGVMRPEKQERIAKVTRDVLIPLAERLGVQALKTELEDLVFAILHPDEYTHTRELIVRNAARADDPLAEVADEARKVLREADIPAEVLIRPRHFVSVHRVSRKRGPLRGADFGRLLVLVNEDADCYGVLGELHTCMTPVVSEFKDFIAVPKFNLYQSLHTAVAGGDGQVVEVLIRTHQMHKVAEAGVVALGNPYAVPPEEQQSASDGERVDPTRPGWLSRLLDWQRAAPDPDTFWSTLREDLAQDREITVFRPDGGTLGLPEGATCVDAAYAQYGEDAHACIGARVNGRLATLSTVLKDGDTVQLLMGQDAASEPSREWLEHAHTPAARIAIQRWLAAHPAPDGATAPDTAARPPAQDPAPSPTPDAPAPGRPGAAQVLADRAGATVRLAGCCTPVPPDEVTGFPVRGGAVTVHRVGCAVVARMKGAGRAEVGVRWGEGAECRVTLVAESFVRPHLLADLTEAMALEGAEIVSATVEPPERQQVRHTYTVQLPDAAHLPALMRAMRDVAGVYDVSRAQRQAPGV; translated from the coding sequence ATGAACGCGGAGGCCGTGAATCCTGCGAGCCCAGGCTCTGTGACTTCTGAGCACGTCACATCCACGGGACCGCGCAGGAAGGCCCGCCCCCGGCTCGACCTGCGCAGACTGGGCCGCGCCGCGCTGCTCGGCACCACCGCCCGCGACCGGCTGCCCGACGCCATCGGTCACGTGGTCGACGCCCATCGCGCGCACCATCCAGACGCCGATCTCGAAATCCTGCGCCGCGCCTATGTGTTGGCGGAGTCCTCCCACCGGGGGCAGATGCGCAAGAGCGGTGAGCCGTACATCACCCACCCGCTCGCCGTGACCCTGATCCTCGCCGAACTCGGCGCCGAGACGACCACGTTGACGGCGTCCCTGCTTCACGACACCGTGGAGGACACGGATGTGACGCTGGAGCAGGTGGGGGAGGAGTTCGGCGAGGAGGTCCGCTATCTCGTCGACGGCGTCACCAAGTTGGAGAAGGTCGACTACGGCGCCGCCGCCGAACCCGAGACCTTCCGCAAGATGCTCGTCGCCACCGGCAACGACGTCCGCGTGATGTCGATCAAACTCGCCGACCGGCTGCACAACATGCGCACCCTCGGCGTGATGCGTCCCGAGAAACAGGAACGCATCGCCAAGGTGACACGTGACGTCCTGATCCCGCTCGCCGAACGGCTCGGCGTCCAGGCTCTCAAGACGGAACTGGAGGACCTGGTCTTCGCCATCCTCCACCCCGACGAGTACACGCACACACGGGAGTTGATCGTCCGCAACGCCGCACGCGCGGACGACCCGCTCGCCGAGGTGGCCGACGAGGCGCGCAAGGTGCTCCGCGAGGCCGACATCCCTGCCGAAGTCCTCATCCGCCCGCGCCACTTCGTCTCCGTGCACCGTGTGTCCCGGAAGCGCGGGCCGCTGCGCGGCGCCGACTTCGGCCGTCTGCTGGTCCTGGTGAACGAGGACGCCGACTGCTACGGCGTCCTGGGCGAGCTGCACACCTGCATGACGCCCGTGGTCTCGGAGTTCAAGGACTTCATCGCCGTACCGAAGTTCAACCTGTACCAGTCGCTGCACACCGCCGTGGCCGGCGGGGACGGCCAGGTCGTCGAGGTCCTCATCCGCACCCACCAGATGCACAAGGTCGCCGAGGCCGGCGTCGTCGCCCTCGGCAACCCCTACGCCGTCCCGCCGGAAGAGCAGCAGTCCGCGAGCGACGGCGAACGCGTCGACCCCACCCGGCCCGGCTGGCTCTCCCGGCTGCTCGACTGGCAGCGGGCCGCGCCCGACCCCGACACCTTCTGGTCCACCCTGCGCGAGGACCTCGCCCAGGACCGCGAGATCACCGTCTTCCGCCCCGACGGGGGGACGCTGGGCCTGCCCGAGGGGGCGACCTGCGTGGACGCCGCCTACGCGCAGTACGGCGAGGACGCGCACGCCTGCATCGGGGCCCGGGTCAACGGCCGTCTGGCGACGCTCAGCACCGTCCTCAAGGACGGCGACACCGTCCAGCTGCTCATGGGGCAGGACGCGGCCTCCGAGCCCTCCCGGGAGTGGCTGGAGCACGCCCACACCCCCGCGGCCCGGATCGCCATCCAGCGGTGGCTGGCCGCCCACCCCGCGCCGGACGGGGCCACCGCACCGGACACGGCAGCCCGGCCGCCCGCCCAGGATCCCGCCCCCTCGCCGACCCCCGACGCTCCGGCGCCCGGCCGTCCCGGCGCCGCCCAGGTCCTGGCCGACCGGGCCGGCGCGACCGTACGGCTCGCCGGCTGCTGTACGCCCGTACCGCCCGACGAGGTGACCGGCTTCCCCGTGCGCGGGGGAGCGGTCACCGTGCACCGGGTCGGGTGCGCCGTGGTGGCGCGGATGAAGGGCGCCGGGCGCGCCGAGGTCGGCGTGCGCTGGGGCGAGGGCGCCGAGTGCCGGGTCACGCTCGTCGCGGAGTCGTTCGTCCGCCCGCATCTGCTCGCCGACCTCACCGAGGCCATGGCCCTCGAGGGCGCCGAGATCGTCTCCGCGACCGTCGAGCCTCCGGAGCGGCAGCAGGTGCGGCACACCTACACCGTGCAGCTGCCGGACGCCGCCCACCTGCCCGCGCTGATGCGCGCGATGCGCGACGTGGCCGGCGTGTACGACGTCAGCCGGGCGCAGCGGCAGGCGCCGGGCGTCTGA
- the dapF gene encoding diaminopimelate epimerase: MSTRIAFLKGHGTENDFVIVPDPENAIDLPPAAVAALCDRRAGIGGDGLLHVVRSAAHPEARHMAADAEWFMDYRNGDGSIAEMCGNGVRVFARYLQRAGHVAEGDLAVATRGGVKTVHIAKEGDITVGMGGALLPEGDVTVSVGGRSWPARNVNMGNPHAVAFVDDLAHAGDLLGPPPFSPATAYPDGVNVEFVVDRGPRHVALRVHERGSGETRSCGTGACAVAVAAARRDGIDPRVTGTPATYTVDLPGGTLVITERPDGEIEMTGPAVIVAEGEIEAEWLESALR; this comes from the coding sequence ATGAGCACGCGGATCGCCTTCCTCAAGGGACACGGCACGGAGAACGACTTCGTGATCGTCCCCGACCCCGAGAACGCCATCGACCTCCCCCCGGCCGCCGTCGCCGCCCTGTGCGACCGCCGCGCGGGCATCGGCGGCGACGGGCTGCTGCACGTGGTGCGGTCCGCGGCACACCCCGAGGCCCGGCACATGGCGGCCGACGCCGAGTGGTTCATGGACTACCGCAACGGCGACGGCTCGATCGCGGAGATGTGCGGCAACGGAGTGCGGGTGTTCGCGCGCTACCTCCAGCGCGCCGGGCATGTGGCCGAAGGGGACCTCGCCGTCGCCACGCGCGGGGGAGTGAAGACCGTGCACATCGCGAAGGAGGGCGACATCACCGTCGGCATGGGCGGCGCGCTGCTCCCCGAGGGCGACGTCACGGTGAGCGTCGGAGGGCGCAGCTGGCCCGCCCGGAACGTGAACATGGGCAACCCGCACGCCGTGGCCTTCGTGGACGACCTCGCCCACGCGGGCGACCTGCTCGGCCCCCCGCCGTTCAGCCCGGCCACCGCCTACCCGGACGGCGTGAACGTGGAGTTCGTCGTCGACCGCGGGCCGCGGCACGTGGCGCTGCGCGTGCACGAGCGCGGGTCCGGCGAGACCCGCTCCTGCGGCACCGGCGCCTGCGCGGTCGCCGTGGCCGCCGCCCGCCGCGACGGAATCGACCCGCGCGTCACCGGGACCCCGGCGACGTACACCGTGGACCTGCCCGGCGGCACCCTGGTGATCACCGAACGGCCCGACGGCGAGATCGAGATGACCGGACCCGCGGTGATCGTCGCCGAGGGCGAGATCGAGGCGGAATGGCTGGAGAGCGCCCTCCGCTGA